The Candidatus Thermoplasmatota archaeon genome window below encodes:
- a CDS encoding DUF2240 family protein: MVDPRVLAAAFRRKGADALSRVHLKHVLSLDLGWFTPAQAKVLLDDAVREGLLAELGETLRPTFDLASIEVPAGWRPADPAASGPPETGPASQVEAPDLASEVQAVQALCGGRLLPKTALAVAAYRKAVLSPSLLEEARREIAQAQAKPPAPGR; the protein is encoded by the coding sequence ATGGTCGATCCGCGCGTGCTTGCCGCCGCCTTCCGACGAAAGGGCGCCGACGCCCTGTCGCGGGTCCACCTCAAGCACGTGCTGAGCCTCGACCTTGGGTGGTTCACTCCGGCGCAGGCGAAGGTCCTCCTCGACGACGCGGTCCGCGAGGGCCTGCTCGCGGAGCTCGGCGAGACGCTCCGTCCGACCTTCGATCTTGCGAGCATCGAGGTCCCCGCCGGGTGGCGACCGGCGGACCCCGCCGCGTCCGGACCACCGGAGACGGGGCCCGCCTCGCAGGTGGAGGCGCCCGACCTTGCAAGCGAGGTGCAGGCCGTGCAGGCGCTCTGCGGCGGACGGCTTCTTCCCAAGACGGCCCTGGCCGTGGCGGCCTACCGCAAGGCCGTCCTCTCCCCCTCCCTTCTGGAGGAGGCGCGGCGCGAGATCGCGCAAGCGCAGGCAAAGCCCCCGGCGCCGGGGCGCTAG
- a CDS encoding tripartite tricarboxylate transporter permease, with protein sequence MPPELAAAALAGAALGVATGLVPGLHANTLAVLLLPLVASAGGEAAPSFTCLLVALSLSHTVVSFVPATLVGAPEVEAAASALPAHRLLREGRGLEAVELAVLGCLVGFGCALALLPAFLLFLRAAVPGGALSAATPWVLLAVAAVVVGTETRTIGGSRAKGVGAAALVFLLSALLGFGALRWPLDPVVNAGEGTLLPLLSGLFGLPGLLLSASGPPPPPQKDWPVAEARGDTARSGGLGALFASALAILPGTTAGVAAILALTARRAARPEQAIVATAAAASAGALFTVLAFVLVARARSGAMLVVERVLAPETWSHVLPSALALSFLASATVGLLVGSVVAPPLARTAWRRLRALPHRSASLCVAAFVAGLCFAFGGLPALALLAVATLVGLLPWKLGLRRTHLLGATMAPVLSWLA encoded by the coding sequence CTGCCGCCTGAGCTTGCGGCGGCCGCTCTTGCGGGCGCTGCGCTTGGCGTCGCGACGGGACTCGTTCCCGGGCTTCACGCCAACACCTTGGCGGTCCTGCTGCTGCCCCTTGTCGCATCCGCCGGCGGCGAGGCCGCGCCTTCGTTCACGTGCCTGCTCGTCGCGCTTTCGCTTTCGCATACGGTCGTGAGCTTCGTGCCGGCCACGCTCGTCGGGGCTCCCGAGGTCGAGGCCGCCGCGTCGGCGCTTCCGGCGCACCGGTTGCTTCGCGAGGGCCGCGGGCTCGAGGCCGTCGAGCTTGCCGTGCTCGGTTGCCTCGTGGGCTTTGGGTGCGCGCTTGCGTTGCTGCCGGCCTTCCTCCTTTTCCTGCGCGCGGCCGTTCCGGGAGGCGCCCTCTCGGCGGCGACGCCGTGGGTTCTCCTTGCGGTGGCCGCCGTCGTGGTGGGCACCGAGACGCGAACGATCGGCGGATCCCGGGCCAAGGGCGTGGGCGCAGCGGCTCTTGTCTTTCTCCTGTCGGCCCTGCTCGGCTTTGGCGCCCTGCGCTGGCCGTTGGACCCTGTCGTGAACGCGGGAGAGGGCACGCTCCTTCCGCTCCTCTCCGGCCTCTTTGGCCTTCCGGGACTCCTGCTCTCGGCCTCGGGTCCGCCGCCGCCTCCACAGAAGGACTGGCCCGTGGCCGAAGCGCGCGGCGACACGGCGCGCTCGGGCGGGCTTGGGGCGTTGTTCGCAAGCGCGCTTGCGATCCTTCCGGGCACGACGGCAGGCGTGGCGGCGATCCTTGCGCTCACCGCACGCCGCGCCGCCCGCCCCGAGCAAGCCATCGTCGCGACGGCGGCGGCCGCCTCGGCAGGCGCGCTCTTTACCGTGCTCGCCTTCGTCCTCGTGGCGCGCGCCCGCTCGGGCGCCATGCTCGTGGTCGAGCGCGTGCTCGCGCCCGAGACGTGGTCGCACGTCCTTCCGTCCGCCCTTGCGCTTTCGTTCCTGGCGTCGGCGACGGTGGGTCTTCTTGTCGGTTCCGTGGTCGCGCCGCCCCTGGCAAGGACCGCCTGGCGGCGGCTCCGTGCCCTGCCGCATCGCTCCGCCAGTCTTTGCGTGGCCGCCTTTGTGGCCGGCCTGTGCTTTGCCTTCGGGGGCCTTCCCGCGCTGGCTCTGCTGGCCGTCGCAACGCTCGTGGGTCTGCTTCCCTGGAAGCTTGGCCTTCGCCGGACCCACCTTCTTGGAGCGACGATGGCGCCCGTGCTCTCGTGGCTCGCCTAG